The sequence GCGCAACTGACGAACCGCTCGGCTCGCGACATCCGCGGGGTGGTCAAGCGCGGTCGGGAGCAGTCCGAGACTGGCGTGAACGAGGCGCAGGCGCTGCAAAAAATGATCGCTGCGCTCGATTTGCATTTACGCAATCTAAGCAATGAAACCGATATGGTCGCTGCGACACTGGACGAAGGTGACGCGGCGCTCAGGCGCCTCACCGGGCGGATGGCGTCGTTCGGCGAGACCGGGGAGACCAGCGCGGTACCTCCAACGCGGCGGGCGACGGCCTGAAACCGGGCCGACGAGCCGGTTGGCAATTGGGGTATGCCGCATGGAACAGGGAGAAATCTCCCTCAGCGATCGCGAGTTTTCGCGCATCAAGAGCCGGGTCTATCAGGTCGCCGGCATTTCGCTCAGCGATGCCAAGCGAACGCTGGTCATCTCGCGTTTGAGCAAGATCGTGCGGGCGTTGGGCCTGGCGGGCTTCGACGCCTATGTCGACTATCTCGAGCGCAGCGGGTCAGCCCAGGATGGGCAGGATTTCGTCAACGCGCTGACCACCAACCTCACGCGGTTCTATCGCGAGGACCACCACTTCGAACATCTGCGCTCCTATGTGGGGGGGCTGATCGCGGACAAGCCGCGCGGGTCGCGCCTGCGGCTGTGGTCGGCCGGCTGCTCGACGGGGCAGGAGCCCTATACGCTGGGCATGGACCTGTTGGCGGCCTACCCCGAACTCAAGCGCTGGGACTTCAAGATTCTGGCCACCGACATCGACACGGCCGTCATCGCCAAGGCGGCCCGCGGCGTTTACCCCGAGAACGAACTCAATGGGCTCAGCGCCGAACGGGCTCGGCTGTTCGAGAAAACCGGCGATGGACAGATCCGGATACCTTCGGCGGTACGCGAGCTCGTCTCGTTCAAGCCGCTCAACCTGATCGGGCCGAACTGGCCGATGAAGGGGCCGTTCGACGCCATCTTCTGTCGCAACGTGGCGATCTATTTCGACAAGCCAACGCAGGGTGAAGTCTTCGGCCGGCTGGGCAAGCTGCTGGCGCCCGAAGGTTTCCTCTATATCGGCCATTCCGAAAATCTGGGATCGGGCGGCGAAGGCTTCCGCCTGGTCGGCAAGACCATCTACCAATCCAAGTTGAAACAGAGCAAACGAGAAGCAGCATGAGCATCAAGGTCCTGGTCGTCGACGATTCGGCGCTGATCCGCGAAGTGCTGGCCCGCATGCTGACGCGCGACGGCGACATCAATGTGGTCGGCACGGCGGTCGATCCGAACGACGCGCGCGAGAAGATCAAGCAGTTCAACCCCGACGTGGTGACGCTCGACATCGAAATGCCCGGCATGAACGGGTTGCAATTCCTCGACAAGCTGATGCGCCTGCGGCCAACGCCGGTGGTGATGGTTTCGACGCTGACCAAGAAGGGGGCCAGCGAAACGCTCTTGGCCCTCGAACTGGGTGCGGTCGATTTCGTGGCCAAGCCGAGCGCCGAAGCCGAGGGCGGGATCGAAGCCTTTGGCGCCAACCTGCGCGACAAGATCCGCGCGGCCGCCAAGTCCGACGTGCGCGGACGTTCCAGCGGCCGGGCCGAAGCGCCCAAGGTGGCGATCAAGACCGCCGCGGCGCCGTCGGGCGCCTTGATCGCCATCGGGGCGTCCACCGGCGGCGTCGAGGCGATCCGTGCTGTTCTCGCCCATATGCCTGTCGACTGCCCGCCCATCGTCATCGCCCAGCACATGCCGGCAGGCTTTACCAGCCGGTTTGCCGCACGCCTCGACGAAATCTGCGACCTCAAGGTGGTGGAGGCCGAAGACCGCATGCCGCTGCTGGCGGGCCACGCTTATGTGGCGCGAGGCGACTATCACCTGCGGGTGGAACGGTCCTCGGGCCAGCTCAAGGCGCGGCTTACCCAGGACAACCTCGAAAGCGGGCACCGCCCGAGCGTCGATGTGCTGTTCGAATCTGTGGCCAAGACGGTGGGGCCGATGGCGGTCGGCGCCATCCTGACCGGGATGGGCCGCGATGGCGCGCGGGGCCTCAAATTGATGCGCGACGCGGGCGCCTATACCGTGGGCCAGAGCCAGGCGTCGGCCCTGGTCTATGGCATGCCGCGCGTCGCCTTCGAGGAAGGCGCGGTTGTCGAGCAGGCGCCGGTCGAGGCGATCGCGGCCCGCCTGGCCAATGCTCTGGTGCGGCTGAAGTCGGCCGCCTGAGTGGCGTCGGGCACAATGCCAACACCCGGATTGAGAGATTTGTAACGCTTCTTGCCTAGTGTTTCGGCAGAAGAATTGGGGTTTGCGGCCCCACGCGCCAGAAGGTGAAATACGACCATGCCTAAAGCCAGCGCAGTCAGCGTCCTCATCGTCGACGACCAGCAGTCCATGCGCGGTATCTGCAAGTACATCCTCACCCAGCTCGGCTTCAAGGACATCATCGAAGCCAAGAGCGGTCGCGATGCCCTGGGCAAGCTCGAAAAATCCAATGTCGACCTGATCATCTCGGACTGGAACATGGAAGACATTGACGGGCTGACCCTGCTCAAGGTCATCCGCAAGCATCCGCGCACCCAGGGCATGCCATTCATCATGGCGACCGGCCGCTCCGACAAGGAGCAGGTCAAGGAAGCCATTTCCTTTGGCGTCAACAACTACATCATCAAGCCGTTTGACGCTTCGACCATGAAGAAGCGCATCGAGGCGGTAATCGGCGCGCTGAGCTGACCGAGCACGCAGCACGCTCCTCTAGGACGGGCCACCCATAGGGTGGCCTTTGTCGTTTTGGTCGCCGCCCTACCCGGAGCAATTGCAAACGCTGATCGACAAAAGCCAAGTCGCTGGCCCGACCGTATTTATCCGTAACAAGTGATTAATTCGTCGTGTGTATCGTTTGCACAGATTGGCACCAAGCCAATGACGAGGGGGACGACTTCCACGCAAACCGGGCCAAGAAGGGCGCTGGTTTATCGCCTTGGCGCGATGGCGGGGCAGTCCGGTAGGAAAGCTGGAGCATTCGATGGGATTTTTGCCGCAACTCAAGATCGCCCAGAAGCTGCCATTGGCGCTGGTCGGATCGGCGCTGCTGGTGAGCGCGGGCGTGGGCATTGCCAGCTACCTGATCGGCTCGGCAACCGTGGATCAATTGTCACGGCGGCAGATCGAAACGATCGCCACGCAGACCTCGGCCGAACTTGGTTCGTATCTCGACGGCATTGCCAAGGACCTGACGATCACGGCGGCAACAGAATCCACCCAAACCGTTCTGCGCGATCTCAACATCAACTGGGGCCAGTTCCAGACCGGTTCGCTGGCGACGGACCCGGTCGCTGCGCTGCAGACGGCCTATATTACCAACAATCCCGATCCGGCCAATCGTGAGCTGCTCGACGTTTCGACCGCCGACAAGCGCACCAACTACGATTTCACCCATTCCAAAATCCACCCGGCCTTCCGCCGGCAGTTGCAGGCGCGCGGCTATGCAGACCTGATCGTGTTCAATCCGACCGGCGACCTGGTCTATTCGGTCAAGAAGCGCGACGACCTGGCGACAAATTTTGCCGCCGGTGGCCCCGGCGCCGAAACTGGCCTGGGCAAAGCCTTCCAGGCTGCTGCCGCAATGACCGAGGGCGGACAGGTGGCGTTCCAGGACTTCACCGCCTATGCCCCAGCAGGCGGAATGCCGGAAGGTTTCATGGCGACGCCGGTCTTCGACAACCGCCAGAAGCTGGTGGGTGTGCTGGCTGCCGCGATCTCGACCGCGCCGATCAACGCCATCATGAGCAGCAGCGAAGGCCTGGGCGAGACCGGCGAGAGCTTCTTTGTCGGGCCGGATTTCCTGATGCGGTCGGATTCGCGATTCTCGGAGGGCGACGACTCCCTGACGACCACGTTCCGCAACCCGGTCGTCGAAGCGGCCCTGGCCGGCACCGAAGCGGTCGGCATTTCCTCGGATTATCGCGGCATGGACATGATCCTGACCGCGCAGCCGCTGAGATTTGGCGGGGCGAACTGGGCCGTGGTGACCGCCGTTGGTGAGGACGAGGCCTATGCCCCGATCACCGACATGCGCAACATGATGCTGGCCATTGGCGGCGGACTGCTCGCCATCGCGGCGATCGCCGGCTACTTCTTTGCCCGCTCGGTCAGCCGTCCGATCAGCCGCCTCACCACGACTATGGAGGCCCTGGCCGATGGCGACCTCGATGTCGAGGTGCGCGGCGCCGACGGCCGGGACGAACTGGGCGCCATGGCCCGTGCGGTCGAAGTGTTCCGCGAAAACGGGCTCAAGATGGCGCAGATGACCGAGGCGGAGGCCGCCCAGATCATCCGGAGCCAGGCGGAACGTGCGGCGATGATGCAGGATCTGCAGCGCGCCTTCGGCGCGGTGGTCGACGCCGCGATCGCAGGGGACTTCACCAAACGCGTCGATGCCGAATTCCCCGACGACGAGCTCAATACGCTGGCCCGTTCGGTCAACAACCTCGTGGCGACGGTCGATCGCGGGTTGAGCGAAACCGGCACCGTGCTGGCTTCGCTCGCCCATACCGATCTCACCCAGCGCATGCAGGGCGACTATCAGGGCGCCTTTGCCCGCCTCAAGGCCGATACCAATGCGGTGGCCGAGAAGCTCACCGATATTGTCGGACAGCTCAAGGACACCTCGCGCACCCTCAAGAATGCGACGGGCGAAATCCTCAGCGGCGCCAATGACCTGAGCGAGCGCACCACCAAGCAGGCGGCGACGATCGAAGAAACCTCGGCGGCCATGGAGCAGCTGGCGGCAACGGTGCTGCAAAATGCCGACCGCGCCAAGGAGGCCAGCTCGGTCGCCTCGACGGTGACCCGCACAGCCGAAGAAGGCGGGCAGGTGATGCACCAGGCGACCGAAGCCATGGAGCGCATCACCGCTTCC comes from Devosia oryziradicis and encodes:
- a CDS encoding CheR family methyltransferase, with product MEQGEISLSDREFSRIKSRVYQVAGISLSDAKRTLVISRLSKIVRALGLAGFDAYVDYLERSGSAQDGQDFVNALTTNLTRFYREDHHFEHLRSYVGGLIADKPRGSRLRLWSAGCSTGQEPYTLGMDLLAAYPELKRWDFKILATDIDTAVIAKAARGVYPENELNGLSAERARLFEKTGDGQIRIPSAVRELVSFKPLNLIGPNWPMKGPFDAIFCRNVAIYFDKPTQGEVFGRLGKLLAPEGFLYIGHSENLGSGGEGFRLVGKTIYQSKLKQSKREAA
- a CDS encoding protein-glutamate methylesterase/protein-glutamine glutaminase, whose translation is MSIKVLVVDDSALIREVLARMLTRDGDINVVGTAVDPNDAREKIKQFNPDVVTLDIEMPGMNGLQFLDKLMRLRPTPVVMVSTLTKKGASETLLALELGAVDFVAKPSAEAEGGIEAFGANLRDKIRAAAKSDVRGRSSGRAEAPKVAIKTAAAPSGALIAIGASTGGVEAIRAVLAHMPVDCPPIVIAQHMPAGFTSRFAARLDEICDLKVVEAEDRMPLLAGHAYVARGDYHLRVERSSGQLKARLTQDNLESGHRPSVDVLFESVAKTVGPMAVGAILTGMGRDGARGLKLMRDAGAYTVGQSQASALVYGMPRVAFEEGAVVEQAPVEAIAARLANALVRLKSAA
- a CDS encoding response regulator; amino-acid sequence: MPKASAVSVLIVDDQQSMRGICKYILTQLGFKDIIEAKSGRDALGKLEKSNVDLIISDWNMEDIDGLTLLKVIRKHPRTQGMPFIMATGRSDKEQVKEAISFGVNNYIIKPFDASTMKKRIEAVIGALS
- a CDS encoding methyl-accepting chemotaxis protein, coding for MGFLPQLKIAQKLPLALVGSALLVSAGVGIASYLIGSATVDQLSRRQIETIATQTSAELGSYLDGIAKDLTITAATESTQTVLRDLNINWGQFQTGSLATDPVAALQTAYITNNPDPANRELLDVSTADKRTNYDFTHSKIHPAFRRQLQARGYADLIVFNPTGDLVYSVKKRDDLATNFAAGGPGAETGLGKAFQAAAAMTEGGQVAFQDFTAYAPAGGMPEGFMATPVFDNRQKLVGVLAAAISTAPINAIMSSSEGLGETGESFFVGPDFLMRSDSRFSEGDDSLTTTFRNPVVEAALAGTEAVGISSDYRGMDMILTAQPLRFGGANWAVVTAVGEDEAYAPITDMRNMMLAIGGGLLAIAAIAGYFFARSVSRPISRLTTTMEALADGDLDVEVRGADGRDELGAMARAVEVFRENGLKMAQMTEAEAAQIIRSQAERAAMMQDLQRAFGAVVDAAIAGDFTKRVDAEFPDDELNTLARSVNNLVATVDRGLSETGTVLASLAHTDLTQRMQGDYQGAFARLKADTNAVAEKLTDIVGQLKDTSRTLKNATGEILSGANDLSERTTKQAATIEETSAAMEQLAATVLQNADRAKEASSVASTVTRTAEEGGQVMHQATEAMERITASSGKISNIIGLIDDIAFQTNLLALNASVEAARAGDAGKGFAVVAVEVRRLAQSAANASSEVKVLIEQSAGEVKGGSRLVLDAAAKLEAMVAAARSSNELMSGIAKESREQAGAIEEVNSAVRTMDEMTQHNAALVEEINAAIEQTEAQATELDRIVDIFAINDSAAAHRRAAPMPASPVKALAHGARELQDKLKTVAKSYLSHGNAAVDKDWNEF